A single Lentimicrobiaceae bacterium DNA region contains:
- a CDS encoding purine-nucleoside phosphorylase, with protein sequence MLEKINTTCNFIRQHISRIPETGIILGTGLGELVNEIHVETILKYSEIPNFPVSTVEGHSGQLVFGTLSGKPVVAMQGRFHYYEGYSMQQITFPVRVMKMLGIRLLIASNATGGVNPSFHIGDIMLITDHINLMGDNPLMGINIPELGTRFPDMSETYDLQLVEKAEKIARKHNLPIQKGVLAAVSGPCFETPAEYRYLRTIGADAVGMSVIPEAIAAKHMNLRFFALSVISDLGVEGKITEVSHQEVQEAAAKVEPALTFLIKKLLEVVV encoded by the coding sequence ATGTTAGAAAAGATCAACACCACTTGTAATTTTATCCGTCAGCATATTTCTCGAATTCCCGAAACGGGTATCATACTCGGAACCGGTCTGGGGGAATTAGTAAACGAAATTCATGTCGAAACTATATTGAAATATAGTGAAATACCTAACTTCCCTGTGTCAACGGTAGAAGGACATTCGGGACAATTGGTTTTTGGTACCCTCAGCGGAAAACCTGTTGTAGCCATGCAGGGCAGATTTCATTATTATGAAGGATATTCAATGCAACAAATTACGTTTCCGGTAAGGGTGATGAAGATGTTGGGCATCCGCCTTTTGATAGCTTCCAATGCTACCGGAGGGGTAAATCCTTCTTTTCATATAGGTGATATTATGCTAATTACCGACCACATCAATCTAATGGGCGATAATCCACTCATGGGTATCAATATCCCCGAGCTTGGAACCCGTTTTCCCGATATGAGCGAAACGTATGATTTGCAGTTGGTTGAAAAAGCCGAAAAAATTGCCAGAAAGCACAATCTTCCTATCCAAAAAGGAGTGCTGGCTGCAGTAAGTGGTCCCTGTTTCGAAACCCCTGCAGAATACCGTTACCTGCGTACCATAGGTGCCGATGCAGTGGGCATGTCGGTAATTCCTGAAGCTATTGCAGCTAAACATATGAATCTCCGTTTTTTTGCTCTTTCGGTGATTTCAGATCTGGGAGTAGAAGGGAAAATTACGGAAGTATCACACCAGGAAGTACAGGAAGCTGCCGCAAAAGTGGAACCCGCTTTGACCTTTCTTATTAAAAAATTGCTTGAAGTTGTTGTATAA
- a CDS encoding AhpC/TSA family protein — protein sequence MKLIKWSVIVLFFPLFFFSCNGKKAGSDEVIVKGKLSNAQEGLLLIEELTPRNMKVIDSCYIEKDGSFLLSFKPKESGFYVIHHKEEDYITLVLNKGETVEITADAKQLNTSYTLKGSKGSEILWEYYTRTHKNYQRVDSLTEVFKKSQGKPDFATIRNQLDSTFAVIFKEQQDFTRLLIEKNTNSLASLILINQRFGPHSLFTEEEDFALFEKLDKGLSSTFPENKNTLDHHQRVSEYKQKQAEQKFAAEKIAIGATVPDITLPSPDGKNIKLSSLRGKVVLLDFWAGWCAPCRQENANLVKVYKKFKNKGFEIYGVSLDKTKDIWTGAIKVDGITWTQVSDLKFWGSPVVQLFGITAIPASFLIDKQGKIIAKNLRGKELEDKLNTLF from the coding sequence ATGAAACTTATAAAATGGTCAGTTATAGTATTGTTTTTTCCCCTTTTTTTCTTTTCCTGTAACGGGAAAAAAGCAGGCTCTGACGAGGTAATTGTCAAAGGGAAACTTAGCAATGCTCAGGAGGGGCTTTTGCTGATAGAAGAACTTACCCCCCGCAATATGAAAGTAATTGACTCATGTTATATAGAAAAAGATGGGTCTTTTCTTCTTTCTTTTAAGCCTAAAGAAAGTGGATTTTATGTGATTCATCATAAGGAAGAAGATTATATTACATTGGTTCTTAACAAAGGAGAAACTGTTGAAATAACTGCTGATGCCAAGCAACTCAATACATCCTATACCCTGAAAGGTTCCAAAGGCTCGGAGATATTATGGGAATATTATACCCGCACACATAAAAACTACCAAAGAGTAGATTCTTTAACGGAAGTATTTAAAAAAAGCCAGGGGAAACCGGATTTTGCTACCATCCGAAACCAGCTTGATTCTACTTTTGCCGTAATTTTCAAGGAACAACAGGATTTTACCCGGCTACTGATCGAAAAAAATACAAATTCGTTAGCTTCGCTTATCCTTATCAACCAACGTTTTGGTCCTCATTCACTATTTACTGAAGAAGAAGATTTTGCATTATTTGAAAAATTAGATAAAGGATTATCTTCCACATTCCCCGAAAATAAAAACACCCTCGACCATCACCAGCGTGTAAGTGAATACAAACAAAAACAAGCAGAACAGAAATTTGCAGCAGAGAAAATTGCCATAGGCGCTACGGTTCCTGACATTACTCTGCCCAGTCCTGACGGAAAAAATATAAAACTGAGCTCTTTAAGGGGAAAAGTAGTGCTCCTCGACTTTTGGGCTGGATGGTGCGCTCCCTGCCGGCAAGAAAATGCTAACCTGGTAAAAGTTTATAAAAAATTTAAAAACAAAGGATTCGAAATTTATGGAGTATCATTAGACAAAACTAAAGATATTTGGACGGGTGCCATTAAAGTGGATGGAATAACATGGACACAGGTGAGCGACCTAAAATTTTGGGGAAGCCCGGTAGTGCAACTCTTTGGCATAACTGCCATTCCGGCTTCCTTTCTGATTGACAAGCAAGGAAAAATCATTGCCAAGAACCTCAGGGGAAAAGAACTGGAAGATAAACTCAATACGCTTTTTTAA
- a CDS encoding UDP-2,3-diacylglucosamine diphosphatase: MDKKIYFVSDFHFGIPTRDSSLQREKLFVSWLDEVKKDASAIYLMGDIFDFWFEYKTVVPKGFVRLLGKLAEITDAGIPVHLFRGNHDVWAFKYLQKEVGIQLHREPEIHDFNGKIFYLAHGDGLGPGDNGYKFLKKVFELKLNQWLFRWIHPEWGTRLGLYFSRRSRIANIIKEGKKENTNGFENEMLYHYAKGISQNNPTIDYFIFGHRHLPVIKPLNEKTQIVVLGDWITNFTFAVFDGREVSLQFYTNFSTSSTKRDE; this comes from the coding sequence TTGGACAAAAAAATATATTTCGTTTCCGACTTTCACTTTGGTATCCCAACCCGCGACAGCAGCCTGCAACGGGAAAAACTTTTTGTAAGCTGGCTGGATGAAGTGAAAAAAGATGCTTCTGCTATCTACCTGATGGGTGATATTTTTGATTTTTGGTTCGAATATAAAACTGTGGTACCCAAAGGTTTTGTTCGCCTGCTTGGTAAGCTTGCCGAAATAACCGATGCAGGCATCCCGGTACATCTGTTTCGCGGCAACCACGACGTTTGGGCTTTTAAGTATCTGCAAAAAGAAGTTGGCATCCAGCTTCACAGGGAACCGGAAATCCATGATTTTAACGGGAAAATATTTTATCTGGCACATGGCGACGGATTGGGTCCCGGCGACAATGGCTACAAATTCCTTAAAAAGGTTTTTGAACTAAAATTAAACCAATGGCTTTTCCGCTGGATACATCCCGAATGGGGAACCCGTCTGGGGTTGTATTTTTCAAGACGAAGCCGCATTGCCAATATCATCAAAGAAGGGAAAAAAGAAAATACCAATGGCTTTGAAAATGAAATGCTTTATCATTATGCCAAAGGTATTTCCCAAAATAACCCTACGATAGATTATTTCATTTTTGGCCACCGCCATCTGCCTGTAATCAAACCGTTAAACGAAAAAACGCAGATAGTGGTGCTTGGTGACTGGATTACCAATTTTACCTTTGCCGTTTTTGATGGCAGGGAAGTAAGTCTGCAATTTTATACAAATTTTTCTACCAGTTCCACCAAACGGGACGAATAA
- the gap gene encoding type I glyceraldehyde-3-phosphate dehydrogenase: MKNIRLAINGFGRIGRVTFRKLLQNNNIEVVAINDLTDTETLAHLLKYDSVHGLFNGEVLVKNGYLLVNNKKIKILSEENPEKLPWKDLDIDVVLESTGKFVDKENASKHLIAGAKKVIISAPAKADQDDVKYVVLGINDEIIDKNDRIISNSSCTTNCVAPMIKVLDDCWGIAEGFITTVHSYTRDQNLLDAPHKDLRRARAAAYSIIPTTTGAAKAATKIFPHLKNDLGGCGIRVPVPDGSLTDLTCTLKKATTIEEINAAFKEAAGGYLKGIMQYTEDPIVSIDIVGNTHSAIFDAGLTAVLGKDNKLVKIVAWYDNETGYSSRLVELVEKFV, encoded by the coding sequence ATGAAAAATATTCGTCTTGCTATTAATGGATTTGGCCGCATAGGCCGGGTAACTTTCCGGAAGCTGCTTCAGAATAACAATATAGAAGTTGTTGCAATAAATGATCTTACCGATACCGAAACCCTTGCTCACCTTTTAAAATACGATTCGGTTCATGGGTTGTTCAACGGAGAAGTACTTGTGAAAAATGGTTATTTACTGGTAAATAACAAAAAAATCAAGATTCTGTCGGAGGAAAATCCTGAAAAACTTCCATGGAAAGATTTGGATATTGATGTAGTACTGGAGTCCACTGGAAAATTTGTGGACAAAGAAAATGCCTCGAAGCATCTGATTGCCGGGGCAAAAAAAGTGATTATTTCGGCTCCAGCCAAAGCTGACCAGGACGACGTAAAATATGTGGTACTGGGTATCAACGACGAGATTATAGATAAAAATGATCGCATCATTTCCAATTCTTCCTGCACCACCAACTGCGTGGCTCCAATGATTAAGGTTTTGGACGACTGCTGGGGTATAGCCGAAGGGTTTATCACCACCGTGCATTCTTACACCCGCGATCAGAACCTGCTGGATGCACCGCACAAAGACCTTCGCCGGGCAAGGGCTGCGGCTTATTCCATTATCCCTACCACTACCGGAGCTGCTAAGGCAGCAACCAAAATTTTTCCGCATCTGAAAAACGATCTGGGCGGTTGTGGTATCCGTGTTCCGGTCCCTGATGGTTCGCTCACAGACTTGACTTGCACTTTGAAAAAAGCTACCACCATCGAAGAAATTAATGCCGCATTTAAGGAAGCTGCCGGAGGGTACCTGAAGGGTATTATGCAATACACAGAAGATCCGATTGTTTCTATAGATATTGTTGGCAATACCCATTCGGCAATCTTTGATGCAGGGCTAACTGCAGTTTTGGGAAAAGATAACAAACTGGTAAAAATAGTTGCCTGGTACGACAACGAAACGGGTTATTCGTCCCGTTTGGTGGAACTGGTAGAAAAATTTGTATAA
- a CDS encoding dipeptidase: MNAVINYLRENKEQYLQGLFDYIRIPSISSLPERREDMYRTANFLKQWLLKAGADKAEVYPTKGNPVAYAEKIIDPAKPTVLIYGHYDVMPVDPLSLWETEPFEPVIRDRKIFARGADDDKGQVFIQLAVFDAMVKTGFLPCNVKFMIEGEEEIGSPSLSLFCEENKEMLKADIFLISDTAMISKDVSSITVGLRGLCYMEVEVTGPDHDLHSGLFGGAVANPANELAKIIAKLTDEKNRICIPGFYDDVLEVSKEERAEMAKAPFNLEKYKKQLDINEVCGEEGYTTPERTGIRPTLDVNGIWGGYIGEGSKTVLPSKATAKISMRLVPNQDYEKIAVLFEKYIREITPPYVKVKVTAMHGGYPYVSPIDIPAYKAAVKAIEKTFGVLPVPFHSGGSIPIVSTFEKVIGVKSILMGFGLETDATHSPNENFDLDIFYKGMETVAWFYHYFTE, translated from the coding sequence ATGAATGCAGTTATCAATTACTTACGTGAAAACAAAGAACAGTACCTTCAGGGCTTGTTTGATTATATCCGGATTCCTTCCATCAGTTCGCTTCCTGAACGCAGAGAAGATATGTATCGGACTGCTAATTTTTTAAAGCAATGGCTGCTAAAAGCCGGGGCAGATAAGGCAGAAGTTTATCCAACGAAAGGAAACCCGGTTGCCTATGCCGAAAAAATTATTGATCCAGCTAAGCCTACCGTACTTATTTACGGCCATTATGATGTTATGCCAGTGGATCCGTTGAGTTTATGGGAAACTGAGCCTTTTGAACCGGTAATTCGGGATAGGAAAATTTTTGCACGTGGTGCCGACGACGACAAAGGACAAGTTTTTATTCAGCTTGCTGTTTTTGATGCAATGGTAAAAACTGGTTTTCTACCGTGTAACGTAAAATTTATGATAGAGGGGGAAGAAGAGATTGGTTCTCCTTCGCTGAGTCTGTTTTGTGAAGAAAACAAAGAAATGCTGAAAGCAGATATTTTTCTGATTTCCGATACAGCAATGATTTCCAAAGACGTTTCTTCCATTACTGTGGGATTACGTGGTTTATGTTACATGGAGGTGGAAGTTACCGGCCCTGACCACGACCTGCATTCGGGTCTGTTTGGCGGTGCGGTAGCCAATCCGGCCAACGAGCTTGCCAAAATAATTGCCAAGCTTACCGATGAAAAAAATCGTATCTGTATTCCGGGATTTTACGACGATGTGTTGGAAGTAAGCAAAGAAGAACGTGCAGAAATGGCAAAAGCACCCTTCAATCTGGAGAAATACAAAAAGCAACTAGATATTAATGAAGTGTGTGGCGAAGAAGGTTATACTACGCCGGAAAGAACCGGTATCCGGCCAACGCTGGATGTAAATGGTATATGGGGTGGTTACATTGGCGAAGGAAGTAAAACCGTGTTACCATCTAAGGCTACGGCAAAAATCTCCATGCGATTGGTTCCCAACCAGGATTACGAAAAAATTGCAGTTTTATTCGAAAAATATATCCGGGAAATCACTCCACCTTACGTAAAAGTAAAAGTTACCGCCATGCACGGAGGCTATCCTTATGTTTCTCCGATTGATATTCCGGCATACAAAGCAGCAGTAAAAGCCATTGAAAAAACCTTTGGTGTGTTACCTGTACCTTTCCACAGTGGAGGAAGCATCCCTATCGTCAGCACTTTTGAGAAAGTGATTGGTGTAAAATCCATTTTAATGGGATTTGGTTTAGAAACCGACGCCACCCATTCGCCCAACGAAAATTTTGATCTGGATATCTTTTATAAGGGAATGGAAACGGTAGCCTGGTTTTACCATTATTTTACTGAATAA
- a CDS encoding thioredoxin family protein, producing the protein MIFSNKRIIIGFLFLMTLSFSVRTFSQIFTPVTWSFQQKKISDTETELIFIASIERSWHLYSQFIPAEDGPEPTSFNFETSKDYQLEGRVAEPKPTEEYDPNFKMNLKFFSGKTVFRQKIKMLSEKPFQVKGYVHFMSCDNSKCTPPEDIDFVFNLPGISAKTGEKVIQGKEISAIPITSDSISRIQKPLPSAASPLQSTEAIKGETSLWGVIIEAILWGFAALLTPCVFPMVPMTVSFFMKGNKNKRKGRVMASIYGISIITLYTLPIAAIIFITYIIGGQSITADIFNWLSTHWLPNILFFLIFMVFAASFLGAFEIVMPSSLVNKADAKADKGGLIGTFFMALTLVLVSFSCTGPIVGTIIVKSTRGEIWEPIVTMLAFSTAFALPFTLFAFFPSWLSNLPKSGGWLNAVKVVLGFLELALGLKFLSVADQTYHWGILDREVYLAIWIVVFTLLGFYLLGKLKFSHDSETKHLSVPRTLLAIVTFAFVMYMIPGMFGAPLKALSGYLPPQTSLDFDLVRIVQENKGGGTVSSTESELCETPKFSEFLHLPHGLKGYFDYDQALACAKKQNKPLFIDFTGHGCVNCREMEANVWSAPEVLKRLRNNFIVVALYVDDKSELPESEWITSKYDGKIKKTIGKKFADLQISRFNMNAQPYYVLLDTKGELLVTPRAYNLDVNEFVKFLDNGIAEFKKRQ; encoded by the coding sequence ATGATATTCAGTAACAAACGGATCATTATCGGTTTTTTATTTTTGATGACACTAAGCTTCAGTGTACGTACCTTTTCTCAGATTTTTACACCGGTAACCTGGAGTTTTCAGCAGAAAAAAATTTCAGATACAGAAACAGAACTGATTTTTATCGCATCCATTGAAAGAAGCTGGCATCTGTATTCGCAATTTATTCCTGCCGAAGACGGACCGGAACCTACATCTTTCAATTTTGAAACAAGCAAGGATTACCAACTGGAAGGAAGAGTGGCAGAACCTAAACCCACTGAAGAATATGACCCCAATTTTAAAATGAACCTAAAATTCTTCTCCGGTAAAACAGTTTTCAGGCAAAAAATCAAGATGCTTTCCGAAAAACCTTTTCAGGTAAAAGGATATGTGCATTTTATGTCGTGCGATAACAGTAAATGTACTCCACCCGAAGATATTGACTTTGTTTTTAACCTGCCGGGTATTTCGGCAAAAACCGGCGAAAAGGTAATACAGGGAAAAGAAATTTCTGCAATACCTATAACTTCCGACAGCATATCCCGGATACAAAAACCACTGCCTTCGGCAGCGAGCCCCTTACAAAGTACAGAAGCAATCAAGGGGGAAACTTCACTATGGGGTGTTATCATTGAGGCTATATTGTGGGGATTTGCTGCTTTGCTTACTCCCTGTGTGTTTCCCATGGTGCCGATGACGGTTTCGTTTTTCATGAAAGGCAACAAAAACAAACGGAAAGGGCGTGTCATGGCATCAATTTACGGTATCTCCATTATCACCCTGTACACCCTCCCCATAGCAGCCATAATTTTTATTACCTATATCATAGGAGGACAGTCAATAACTGCTGATATTTTCAACTGGCTTTCGACGCACTGGTTGCCAAACATACTGTTTTTCCTTATATTCATGGTTTTTGCTGCTTCTTTCCTCGGGGCATTTGAAATAGTGATGCCCAGCAGCTTGGTAAATAAAGCCGATGCAAAAGCCGATAAAGGCGGACTTATCGGTACTTTTTTCATGGCGCTTACCCTTGTACTGGTATCTTTTTCGTGTACAGGACCTATAGTCGGCACAATTATCGTAAAATCAACCCGTGGAGAAATATGGGAACCCATAGTTACCATGCTTGCTTTTTCTACTGCTTTTGCCTTACCATTTACCCTTTTTGCCTTTTTTCCCTCCTGGCTCAGCAACCTGCCAAAATCGGGAGGCTGGCTCAATGCCGTTAAGGTGGTACTAGGATTTCTCGAATTGGCTCTCGGGCTGAAGTTTCTCAGTGTAGCCGATCAAACCTACCATTGGGGAATTCTCGACAGGGAAGTTTATTTAGCCATCTGGATTGTAGTGTTTACACTTCTGGGGTTCTACTTGCTTGGCAAACTGAAATTTTCCCACGATAGCGAAACGAAACATCTGAGTGTGCCACGAACCTTGCTGGCAATAGTAACCTTTGCCTTTGTAATGTATATGATACCGGGAATGTTTGGCGCTCCGCTCAAAGCACTTTCGGGCTACCTGCCTCCGCAAACCAGTCTCGATTTCGACCTCGTACGCATCGTTCAGGAAAATAAAGGAGGAGGTACTGTATCTTCGACAGAATCAGAATTATGTGAAACTCCTAAGTTTTCCGAATTTCTGCATCTTCCTCACGGGTTGAAAGGCTATTTCGATTACGACCAGGCTTTGGCTTGTGCCAAAAAGCAAAACAAGCCTTTGTTTATTGATTTTACCGGTCATGGTTGTGTGAATTGTCGTGAAATGGAAGCCAACGTTTGGAGTGCTCCCGAAGTGCTGAAACGTTTGAGAAACAACTTTATCGTAGTAGCCTTGTATGTGGATGATAAATCTGAACTTCCGGAAAGTGAGTGGATAACATCAAAATATGATGGAAAGATTAAGAAAACCATTGGTAAAAAATTTGCCGACCTGCAAATTTCACGCTTCAATATGAATGCGCAACCTTACTACGTTTTGCTTGATACCAAAGGTGAATTATTGGTAACTCCAAGAGCATACAATCTTGATGTGAATGAATTTGTAAAATTCCTCGATAACGGAATTGCTGAATTCAAAAAAAGGCAATAG
- the tilS gene encoding tRNA lysidine(34) synthetase TilS — MLSKFISFINNRQLFMPHQNILLTVSGGMDSIAMAELFSRAGFRFAIAHCNFQLRGKDSFEDEKFVASCAQKYQVPLFSKRFETLDYLKERKISVQMAARELRYAWFEEIRQSQNFDYIATAHHADDATETFFINLMRGTGISGLHGILPQKDALIRPMLCFTRGEIEKFITQNHLHYRIDISNTEDKYLRNKIRHHLIPVFETLKPGALEGVQQTMQNLREVEAVYDDWLYQQKKNLLKTEGEWITIDCNALRQTPHNSLVLYELLSDFRFSRDVVRQIENSIEGTPGRQFFSPSHRLVTSSQKIIIEKYTAPRTQNSEFLVTNDTTEIVEPLHLVFSIISPTDFRTLAKSNNDAFFDLQKLCFPLIIRKWQKGDYFHPFGMWGKQKLSDFMVNRKFSLPEKENCWLLTSDKQIIWVIGYRTDERFKITNDTNNILHIRKL, encoded by the coding sequence ATGCTTAGTAAATTTATTTCATTTATCAACAACCGGCAATTGTTCATGCCCCACCAAAATATTCTGCTTACCGTAAGCGGGGGGATGGACTCAATAGCAATGGCAGAGTTATTTTCACGTGCCGGTTTTCGTTTTGCCATCGCCCATTGCAACTTCCAGCTTCGGGGAAAAGATTCTTTTGAAGATGAAAAATTTGTTGCTTCCTGTGCGCAAAAATACCAAGTTCCGTTATTTTCAAAACGCTTTGAAACTTTAGATTATCTGAAGGAAAGAAAAATTTCGGTTCAGATGGCAGCCCGTGAACTTCGATACGCATGGTTTGAGGAAATAAGACAATCTCAAAATTTTGATTACATTGCAACTGCCCACCACGCCGACGATGCAACGGAAACATTTTTTATCAATCTTATGCGAGGTACCGGTATCAGTGGCTTGCATGGTATTTTACCCCAAAAAGATGCGCTCATCCGCCCTATGTTATGTTTTACCCGCGGAGAAATCGAAAAATTTATTACACAAAATCATCTGCATTACCGCATTGATATATCGAATACTGAAGATAAATACCTGAGAAATAAAATACGGCATCATCTGATTCCGGTTTTTGAAACCCTGAAGCCCGGTGCGCTGGAAGGGGTACAGCAAACCATGCAGAACCTCCGTGAAGTGGAAGCCGTTTATGACGATTGGTTATATCAACAAAAGAAAAATCTGTTGAAAACTGAAGGCGAATGGATAACCATAGACTGCAACGCCTTGCGGCAAACACCTCATAATAGTTTGGTTTTGTATGAACTATTATCGGATTTCAGATTTTCCAGGGATGTTGTCCGGCAAATAGAAAATTCCATTGAAGGTACACCAGGTAGGCAGTTTTTCTCTCCTTCGCACCGACTGGTTACCTCAAGCCAAAAAATAATTATTGAAAAATATACTGCCCCCCGCACACAAAATTCCGAATTTCTTGTTACAAACGACACCACCGAAATAGTAGAGCCTTTACACCTGGTGTTTAGTATCATTTCGCCCACTGATTTTCGAACTTTAGCAAAAAGCAACAACGATGCATTTTTTGATTTGCAAAAGCTCTGTTTTCCGCTAATAATCCGGAAATGGCAAAAAGGAGATTATTTTCATCCTTTCGGAATGTGGGGAAAACAAAAACTGAGCGATTTTATGGTCAACCGAAAATTTTCTCTTCCCGAAAAAGAAAACTGCTGGCTTCTTACTTCTGATAAACAAATTATTTGGGTAATAGGGTACCGCACCGACGAACGCTTTAAAATTACAAACGACACAAATAATATACTACACATCAGAAAATTATAA
- a CDS encoding 2-oxoacid:ferredoxin oxidoreductase subunit beta — protein sequence MLEIANMTIERSNVELSKEDFVSDQMVKWCPGCGAHAILSSVANVFPKIGYRKENFMLVSGIGCSSRFPYYVNTYGIHGIHGRAAAIGSGVKIANPRLSVWIATGDGDSMAIGGNHFIHIIRRNIDVNIMLFNNQIYGLTKGQYSPTTPMGTITKTSPQGTIEHPFNAGELVLGAQGTFFARAVDTNPKLMTAIMFEAARHDGTSIVEILQNCVIFADKTHENITGKDVRDDHQLILKNGEPMIFGKNKDRGIRLKGTRLEVVQIGVNSITEDDLLIHDQYQQDPGIHLMLAKMAPPHFPVALGVIRSAMYPTYDDMVEEQIKHAKATSPIRNVDDLLNSGDTWEIK from the coding sequence ATGTTAGAAATTGCAAATATGACCATCGAACGGTCAAATGTAGAACTGTCGAAAGAAGATTTTGTAAGCGATCAAATGGTAAAATGGTGCCCGGGCTGTGGTGCACACGCAATTTTATCCTCGGTAGCCAATGTATTTCCAAAAATCGGGTATCGAAAGGAAAATTTCATGCTCGTTTCGGGTATTGGTTGTTCCTCCCGCTTTCCCTATTATGTTAATACCTATGGTATTCACGGCATCCACGGACGTGCTGCCGCCATTGGCTCAGGAGTAAAAATTGCCAATCCCCGCCTCAGCGTATGGATAGCTACCGGCGACGGCGATTCAATGGCAATCGGAGGAAACCATTTCATTCACATCATCCGTCGTAATATTGATGTGAACATCATGCTGTTCAATAACCAGATTTATGGACTGACCAAAGGACAATATTCGCCTACCACCCCCATGGGAACCATCACCAAAACGTCTCCCCAGGGAACCATTGAACATCCCTTCAATGCCGGAGAACTAGTGTTGGGAGCTCAGGGTACATTTTTTGCCCGTGCAGTGGATACTAATCCCAAGCTAATGACGGCTATTATGTTTGAAGCTGCCCGCCACGACGGAACCTCCATAGTGGAAATACTACAAAACTGCGTCATCTTTGCCGATAAAACCCACGAAAATATTACGGGAAAAGACGTTCGCGACGACCACCAGCTTATTCTGAAAAATGGGGAACCTATGATCTTCGGTAAAAATAAAGACAGGGGAATCCGGCTAAAAGGTACACGGCTGGAAGTGGTACAAATAGGCGTAAACAGCATTACCGAAGACGATTTGCTTATCCACGACCAATACCAGCAGGATCCCGGAATCCACCTGATGCTTGCCAAAATGGCTCCGCCTCACTTTCCGGTTGCACTCGGCGTAATCCGTTCGGCAATGTATCCCACTTACGACGATATGGTGGAAGAACAAATCAAACATGCCAAAGCAACTTCTCCTATCAGAAACGTTGACGACCTACTAAACAGTGGCGATACTTGGGAAATAAAATAG